The following proteins come from a genomic window of Candidatus Babeliales bacterium:
- a CDS encoding DUF167 domain-containing protein — protein sequence MALVFDVKVTPGSSKKGWSLDKSGKLKCHLKSSAENGKANAELIKSLSKALNIPQNMISIVSGELARKKRIKIDVEMTFNKFLELLGIDWQMDMF from the coding sequence ATGGCACTTGTTTTTGATGTAAAAGTTACTCCCGGTTCCAGTAAAAAAGGTTGGTCGCTTGATAAATCCGGTAAGCTGAAATGTCATTTAAAAAGTTCAGCAGAAAATGGTAAGGCAAATGCTGAACTCATAAAAAGCCTTTCAAAAGCATTGAATATTCCGCAAAATATGATTTCTATTGTCTCAGGGGAACTTGCAAGAAAAAAACGCATTAAAATTGACGTCGAAATGACGTTTAATAAATTTTTAGAATTGCTTGGAATTGACTGGCAGATGGATATGTTTTAA
- the gmd gene encoding GDP-mannose 4,6-dehydratase: MIRLNGGVLLSFFLLCSHGLLAKVAMITGVNGQDGAYLSEFLLNKGYIVHGIKRRTSTINTIRIDHLYNDSRYKGQFFLHYGDVTDATNITRLIKEIQPDEIYNLAAQSHVQVSFEMPLYTADVNALGPLRILEAIRIVGEEKEIKFYQASTSEMFGLVQEIPQTESTPFYPRSPYGVSKLYAYWITKNYREAYGIFACSGILFNHESPIRGETFVTRKIARAAARIAYDLQDTLFLGNLDALRDWGHARDYVEAMWLILQQDEPDDFVIASGENHSVREFVELTFAEVGIDIAWKGSGINEVGYDRKTGRELIFIDSRYFRPTEVDVLIGCCRKAYKMLGWIPKTTFKELIKEMIDHELKILQKSL; this comes from the coding sequence ATGATTAGACTTAATGGTGGTGTTTTATTATCATTTTTTTTACTTTGTTCACATGGTCTTTTAGCGAAAGTAGCAATGATTACGGGGGTGAATGGTCAAGATGGTGCATATCTTTCTGAATTTTTGTTAAATAAGGGATACATAGTTCATGGTATCAAGCGGCGTACTTCGACCATAAATACGATACGTATTGATCATCTGTATAATGATTCTCGCTATAAAGGTCAATTTTTTCTGCATTATGGAGATGTAACTGATGCTACCAATATTACTCGTCTTATCAAAGAAATTCAGCCGGATGAAATTTATAATTTAGCTGCACAAAGCCATGTACAGGTTTCATTTGAAATGCCGTTGTATACCGCAGATGTGAATGCATTGGGACCATTACGAATACTTGAAGCAATCAGAATTGTAGGTGAGGAAAAAGAAATAAAATTTTATCAGGCTTCTACTAGTGAAATGTTTGGGTTGGTACAAGAAATACCACAAACTGAAAGTACACCTTTTTATCCTCGTTCTCCGTATGGAGTTTCTAAATTATATGCATACTGGATTACCAAAAATTATAGAGAAGCATATGGTATATTTGCTTGTTCTGGGATTCTTTTTAACCATGAATCTCCTATTCGTGGAGAGACATTTGTAACTCGTAAAATTGCGCGTGCAGCGGCTCGTATAGCGTATGATTTACAGGATACATTATTTTTAGGTAATTTAGATGCATTGCGTGATTGGGGACATGCTCGTGATTATGTTGAGGCCATGTGGCTTATTTTACAGCAAGACGAACCAGATGATTTTGTTATAGCATCAGGAGAGAACCATTCAGTAAGAGAATTTGTGGAACTTACCTTTGCAGAAGTTGGTATAGATATTGCATGGAAAGGTAGTGGAATCAACGAAGTTGGGTATGATCGAAAAACAGGTAGAGAATTAATATTTATTGATTCACGGTATTTTAGACCAACAGAAGTTGACGTGTTGATTGGATGTTGTCGCAAGGCATATAAAATGCTGGGTTGGATACCCAAGACAACGTTCAAAGAATTGATAAAAGAAATGATAGATCATGAGCTTAAAATTTTACAAAAATCACTGTAA